One part of the Eriocheir sinensis breed Jianghai 21 chromosome 6, ASM2467909v1, whole genome shotgun sequence genome encodes these proteins:
- the LOC126987007 gene encoding uncharacterized protein LOC126987007, with amino-acid sequence MPSTCAVLWCSNDRRKTQGTGIRYFYFPKDNERQKQWIRACDRPDDLNVKSCLVCSKHFREEDYSMQYKLLGHYQGPRHRTLLKETAVPSLFLSPADEPDEALSSADDPTEVSELGENEGSGSFLHEDSSLLEDEPAEVLAGARDAGSGSFLHEDISLLGMLVGILKSVLALMKAKSDTMTEMEKVAVMSFDEMAIVSEWNYDKGSDTLYKPHKRVLVFMCKQAVACRRRAFNRYKRHRTEFNHNAYKKARAQARWTLKEARRSSFASYGSTLNSQTQMTQPGFRKMRSTVDALVRLESAICRSFADR; translated from the exons ATGCCTAGCACGTGCGCTGTGTTGTGGTGTTCAAATGATAGACGCAAAACGCAGGGAACTGGAATACGCTACTTTTATTTTCCAAAAGATAACGAGCGGCAAAAACAATGGATTCGTGCTTGTGATAGACCGGACGATTTAAATGTGAAAAGTTGTCTTGTGTGCTCTAAGCATTTTAGAGAAGAGGATTACAGTATGCAGTACAAGTTACTTGGCCATTATCAGGGCCCAAGACACCGCACGCTGCTGAAGGAGACGGCCGTtccatcactttttctttctccag CAGACGAACCTGATGAAGCTCTCTCCAGTGCAGATGACCCAACTGAAGTTTCAGAACTTGGTGAAAATGAAGGATCAGGCAGCTTCTTGCATGAAGACAGCTCTCTCTTAG AAGACGAGCCTGCTGAAGTCCTTGCCGGTGCAAGAGATGCAGGATCAGGCAGCTTCTTGCATGAAGACATCTCTCTCTTAGGTATGTTAGTAg GAATTCTGAAGTCAGTGCTAGCTCTTATGAAGGCCAAATCAGATACAATGACTGAGATGGAGAAAGTGGCTGTGATGTCCTTTGATGAAATGGCAATAGTCAGTGAATGGAACTATGACAAAGGTTCAGATACACTGTATAAACCTCATAAAAGGGTTTTGGTGTTTATG tgcaagcaggcagtggcttgcCGTCGCCGTGCCTTCAACCGTTACAAGAGGCATAGGACCGAGTTCAACCATAACGCGtacaagaaagcacgagcacaAGCACGCTGGACACTGAAAGAAGCACGACGATCCTCATTTGCAAGTTATGGATCCACACTTAATTCTCAGACTCAAATGACACAG CCAGGGTTTCGGAAGATGAGATCAACAGTAGACGCCCTCGTGCGTCTCGAGTCAGCTATCTGCCGCTCCTTTGCAGACAGATAG